One genomic segment of bacterium includes these proteins:
- a CDS encoding Hsp20/alpha crystallin family protein: MPLSKDKISKSIKQMEDEMEKVFRHLSTFRNCFFPSPLHKPWHPYTDVYETKTDLVIKVELAGVEKEDIKIFTQEDNIIIHGTRKETCTEGKTIYRQMEINYEAFETIISLGIPVDAKKPLKVTATNGILEIRLPKTKKNQAKNIKI, translated from the coding sequence ATGCCATTATCTAAGGATAAGATTTCCAAAAGTATAAAGCAAATGGAAGATGAGATGGAAAAGGTCTTCCGTCATCTTTCCACTTTTCGCAATTGTTTCTTTCCCTCTCCTCTTCACAAACCCTGGCATCCATATACCGATGTATATGAAACCAAGACAGACTTAGTAATAAAAGTGGAATTGGCCGGAGTTGAAAAAGAAGATATAAAAATTTTCACCCAAGAAGACAATATTATAATCCACGGAACCAGAAAAGAAACTTGCACAGAAGGAAAAACTATCTATAGGCAAATGGAAATAAATTACGAAGCTTTTGAAACGATTATTTCTCTTGGTATCCCTGTTGATGCAAAAAAACCGTTAAAAGTTACCGCAACCAACGGGATTTTGGAAATTAGATTGCCAAAAACAAAGAAAAATCAAGCTAAAAATATAAAAATAA
- a CDS encoding DUF1343 domain-containing protein, giving the protein MHLSRRLFNRNAEIHVFQGGDKCVTIIPHSIGKISLPAKDWQVGKKILRNFSKFFRCLTLRDLLNKETLCFGMGRFIGFLVISSLFSANIVFCANVCPVKSNTESLNDTKEIVLKTSNGVKLGIEVLQEDTGYVKILKNKRLGLITNPTGVDSNLKSTTDILYENPAFNLVALFAPEHGIRGEVLAGKYVSKIVDEKTKLPVYSVYGKTRCPTEEMLSEIDVLLFDIQDIGARTYTYISTLFYAMESAAKYGKEFVVLDRPNPLGGFNIEGPIIKEEHKSFIGLFDIPLVHGMTIGEMAKFIREEYKMELKLIVVPMKGWTRNMIWDDTSLDWVPTSPHIPTVESAFLYATTGTIGSANLCNGVGYTLPFELIGNEWIDPNKFAEKLNAKNIPGVKFQPYWFKPFYFSFKDKELGGIRLVLTDKRTFKPVKTALEVLTSLESLYPGKYIPPKDFNKIWGVDYILDEIREGENVDEIIKKWESELNEFNEKREKYLLYK; this is encoded by the coding sequence ATGCATTTATCAAGACGACTCTTTAATCGGAACGCAGAAATCCATGTTTTTCAAGGTGGAGATAAATGCGTAACGATTATCCCGCATAGTATCGGAAAAATATCCCTGCCCGCAAAAGATTGGCAGGTGGGGAAGAAAATTTTAAGAAATTTCTCCAAATTTTTTCGATGTCTTACATTGCGGGATTTATTAAATAAAGAAACCCTATGTTTTGGTATGGGGAGATTCATTGGGTTTTTAGTTATATCTTCCTTATTTTCCGCAAACATTGTTTTTTGCGCAAATGTTTGCCCCGTTAAAAGTAATACGGAAAGTTTGAATGATACTAAAGAAATTGTGTTGAAAACTTCTAACGGGGTAAAATTAGGCATAGAAGTGTTGCAGGAAGACACAGGCTATGTGAAAATTCTCAAAAATAAAAGATTAGGACTTATAACCAATCCCACAGGCGTAGATTCAAATTTAAAATCAACAACCGATATTCTTTATGAAAATCCTGCCTTCAATCTTGTTGCTCTCTTTGCTCCCGAACACGGTATAAGAGGCGAAGTATTAGCCGGAAAATATGTAAGTAAAATTGTGGATGAAAAAACAAAACTGCCGGTATATTCAGTTTATGGAAAGACTCGTTGCCCTACCGAAGAGATGTTATCCGAAATAGATGTTTTGCTTTTTGACATTCAGGATATAGGCGCCAGAACATACACTTATATTTCAACATTGTTTTATGCTATGGAATCAGCCGCAAAATATGGAAAGGAATTTGTGGTTTTAGATAGGCCAAATCCCTTGGGCGGGTTTAATATAGAAGGGCCCATAATAAAAGAAGAGCATAAAAGTTTCATCGGTTTGTTCGATATTCCTTTGGTTCATGGTATGACTATAGGCGAGATGGCGAAATTTATAAGAGAAGAATATAAAATGGAACTTAAACTGATTGTTGTGCCTATGAAAGGCTGGACGAGAAATATGATTTGGGATGATACCAGTCTTGATTGGGTTCCGACTTCTCCGCATATTCCCACAGTTGAGTCCGCTTTTCTATACGCTACGACAGGAACTATCGGTAGCGCTAATTTGTGTAACGGTGTGGGATATACTCTCCCGTTTGAGTTGATTGGCAACGAATGGATTGACCCGAATAAATTTGCGGAAAAATTAAATGCTAAGAATATTCCCGGTGTAAAATTCCAGCCCTACTGGTTTAAACCGTTTTATTTTTCGTTTAAAGATAAGGAGCTTGGAGGCATAAGGTTAGTGCTTACTGACAAAAGAACTTTTAAGCCTGTTAAAACGGCATTGGAGGTTTTAACTTCATTGGAATCATTATATCCCGGCAAATACATTCCGCCCAAAGATTTTAATAAAATATGGGGGGTAGATTATATATTAGATGAAATAAGAGAAGGTGA